The genomic interval GAAGCGAATGGCAGCCTCCTGGTATATCCTAACCCGGTTGCAAAAGGAAGCACCCTGGTCGTAAATGTGAAAAAATACAATGCATCTGCCCCGGTAAATGTGGCGGTTGTTGATGTGAACAGGAAAGTGGTGGTTTATAAGAAAGCCAATGCCCCTGTTGTGAACATCTCAACTGGCAACATAGCCAGCGGATTTTATATACTGTCAGTAACCAATGGTAAAGACACTTATACCAGCAAAGTACTGATCCAATAAATTATTTATAGAGAAGGGCTACCGTAGTGGCAGTCCTTCTTTTTGTAAGTTTTTTCTTTTCCCTCATGATAACCATTAACAGAATGCGAAACCTCTGCATCCTCGCACTCTTGGCCGGTAGCCTGACGCTCCACCCTCATGGGGCGCAGGCGCTACCGCCGGTCAACTGGCATACCCTTGCTACACAGGAAAACACCCTTCCGGTGAAGCTGGCCGCATACGGCATAAACGCTCCTGTGAATATTTTCCGGTTGGATGTAAACAGCATCGCAGTGGTTTATAAGAAAGTTAATGCATCCTGCGTTTCTTTCAGCACCGGTAGTAAGGCCGGCGGTATTTACATACCGACAGTAACAAACGGTAAGAAGTATTACAGCAGGAAAATAGTTATACAATAAGTCCTTTTTATTCATATAACGCTACCGGGCGATGGTCCGGTAGTTTTTTTCTCACATTCAACCCGTTTTTATGCAAAAGTTCTACGCATTGGTACTCCTGGCCAGCCTGGCATTTCCCGTTATCCAGGTAAAGGCACAAACGACTCCTGCTACCTGGCAGGAGCACTGGTTTGAACACAACCAGATTGTTTCCCGCGTGTTCCTCGACAATGATCTGGCCCTTTATTTCGACAGTGACGTCAGCAGCGCTGTCACCTGGCCCCGCCAGTATCTGGGTGATGTATGGCGTTATACCAAGAAAACCTATGGCTCTTTTGGTACGGAACCACAGCTGTATGCTATCCTGCATACAGGAAAGTATAGTGGTGGGCACCCTTCCACTTATTTTGACGCCAGCCATGACAACAGGAATGTGATCGATGCCGGCGCCGGTCCCTGGACGGGCGCTACGCAGGGCGATTACAACCTGCTTACGCATGAAGTGGCCCATATTGTTGAATTAGGAGGCAAGAACATGCATAATTCTCCCGCCTTCGGCATATGGGGAGACAGTAAATGGGCAGAGATCTTCATTTACGACGTCTACAAAGGCTTGGGGCTGGAAAGCAGGGCTACTTCCGCCTATAATGAGTTCACTGCCGCCCGCGACGGTTTCCCAAGGGCCAACACGGCCTGGTTCAGGGACTGGTTCTATCCCATTTACAGCCAGTATGGCGGCTCACAGGTATTGAACCGCTATTTTACACAGTTATCCCTGTATTTTTCAAGATCCGGTACTAACTACAACAGCATGAACATGGGCGAGTTTGTGCATTTCTGGAGCGCCGCTGCAGGTGTGAACCTGAAACAACTGGCTACAAACGCTTTTGGCTGGACAAGCCAGTATGAATCCCAGTTTGTACAGGCACAGCAAACCTATCCTTTCACTTATTCCACACCAGCGCCAATAGCTGTGAGCCTTTTCCAGGACTATAACTATGGTGGTTATGGCATATACCTGCCCGTGGGTACCTACAACCTGGCCAAGTTAAAGGCCTATGGTGCGCGTAATGATGATATTACTTCCCTGAAGGTAGCACCGGGGTATAAGATCGTATTGTATGCGGATGATAACTTCTCCGGCGCCAGCACTACTATTACATCAGACGTTCCTTTACTGGATGTTGCAACCTGGAATGACAAGGTGTCTTCTGTGATCATTTCAGCGCTGTCTCCCGCAGAAACTGTTGCAGCGCATGAAGAAAGCACCGGTATCAATGTATTTCCCAACCCGTCTGTGAGCGGAGGTACGCTGACTGTACAGGTAGAGAAATATGATCCGTCAAAACCGGTACAGGTACAGTTACTGGATGTGAATAAGAAGGTGGCGGCATATAAGAAAACAAATACACAACGTGTATCGCTTGCCACCGGCAATATCGCCAGCGGTTTTTATGTCCTGGTGGTAACAAATGGTGCGAAGGTCTATACAAAGAAAGTATTGATCCAATAATCATTCGGCTCCCTATATATATGTAAAAAGGCTGTTCCGCCGTGGGCGGACAGCCTTTTTCGCTGAATTACATCCTTTCTTAC from Chitinophaga filiformis carries:
- a CDS encoding T9SS type A sorting domain-containing protein, which encodes MQKFYALVLLASLAFPVIQVKAQTTPATWQEHWFEHNQIVSRVFLDNDLALYFDSDVSSAVTWPRQYLGDVWRYTKKTYGSFGTEPQLYAILHTGKYSGGHPSTYFDASHDNRNVIDAGAGPWTGATQGDYNLLTHEVAHIVELGGKNMHNSPAFGIWGDSKWAEIFIYDVYKGLGLESRATSAYNEFTAARDGFPRANTAWFRDWFYPIYSQYGGSQVLNRYFTQLSLYFSRSGTNYNSMNMGEFVHFWSAAAGVNLKQLATNAFGWTSQYESQFVQAQQTYPFTYSTPAPIAVSLFQDYNYGGYGIYLPVGTYNLAKLKAYGARNDDITSLKVAPGYKIVLYADDNFSGASTTITSDVPLLDVATWNDKVSSVIISALSPAETVAAHEESTGINVFPNPSVSGGTLTVQVEKYDPSKPVQVQLLDVNKKVAAYKKTNTQRVSLATGNIASGFYVLVVTNGAKVYTKKVLIQ